Part of the Magnetospirillum sp. WYHS-4 genome is shown below.
ATCAGGAGGCGAAGGAGCTGCTGGCCTCCTACCAGCGGCGCCAGCGAGAGGCCGCCGACGAGGTTGGCCGCATTACCGATCATGCGCGCGCCGAGGCCGAACGGCTGGCTGCTCGTGCCGCCAAGGACCTGGAGATTGGCCTCAAGCGCCGCGAACAGCAAGCGCTGGACCGTATTGCCCGCGCCGAGGCGGAAGCCGTCTCTCAAGTGCGCCAGGAAGTGGCCGGCTTGGCTCTGGACGCCACCCGTCACCTGTTGCTGGAAAAGGCCGTCGGCAAGAAGGCCGACGCCCTGATCGACAACGCCATCGAGGAGCTTCCCAATAAGCTTCATTGACCGGGTCCGGGCCCGTGGACGGGCCGCTCGAGCGAAGATCAAGAGGGCAGGGATCGCAATCCTTGCCCTCGCGGTTTTTTGTGGGGTGGGCGGACTGCCAACGGTAGCGTCTGATGTCACGTCGTCCACCGCCGATCATACCAAGTTCAAGGACCTGCAGCGGACCTTCGCCTCGGGCCCCGAGGTGACACGCGCTTGCCTGGGCTGTCATACGGAAGCCGCCAAGCATCTCATGCGCACCCAGCACTGGCGTTGGGAGTTTGACAACAAGCTGACCGGCCAGAAGCTCGGCAAGCGCCATGTGGTGAACAGCTTCTGCGGCGCCACCGCTTCCAACGACAGCTACTGTACCGCCTGCCACGTGGGCTACGGCTGGAAGGATCTGCGCAAGGAACACCAGGGGGAAGACAACGTCGACTGCCTGATCTGCCACGACACTACCGCCACCTACCGCAAGGGCGAGGGCGCGGCCGGGATGCCGGACGCGACGTCCGTCGCCAACCTGACGGAAATCGCCCGCAAGGTCGGCAAGACCCAGCGGCACAACTGCGGCAACTGCCACTTTCACGGCGGTGGCGCCAACGGGGCCAAGCACGGCGATCTGGACAACTCGCTGATTACGCCGTCCTTCTACCTGGACGTCCATATGGACGACATGGGGCTGAACTTCGCCTGTTCGCGCTGCCACGGTTCGGCGGCCCACCAGGTGCAGGGCAGCCGCTATGCCACCACGGCCCGCGATACCCACGGCATCGACGCGCCGGGCCGCGACGACGGCAACCATGCCACTTGCGAATCCTGCCATGGCGCCGTGCCGCACCAGAACCGCAAGCTCAACCATCACACCGACCGGGTGGCCTGCCAGACCTGCCACATTCCCGAATTCGCCCGCGGCAGCGTGCCGACCAAGACGCTGTGGGACTGGTCGACGGCGGGGCGTCTGGATGGCGACGGCAAGCCCTATTCCACGGTCGATCCCCGCGGCTACGAGGTCTACACCAGCAAGAAGGGGACCTTCGACTGGGGGCGCAACGTGACGCCCGAATACCGCTGGTACAACGGCCGCATCCGTTACACCCTGGTCACCGACCGGTTGGACGACACCCGCCAGCCGGTGCCGATCAACGCCATCGAAGGCGGTCCTTCCGACCCGGACGCCCGTATCTGGCCGTTCAAGGTCATGCTGGGCAAGCAGGTCTACGACACGCAGCGAAAGACGCTGCTGGTCAATCATATCGCCGGCAAGGGCGATCCCACCGCCTTCTGGAACGGGTTCGACT
Proteins encoded:
- a CDS encoding F0F1 ATP synthase subunit B — translated: MQAWAAEVSGAAQGAEPFFHAPEFWVALAFVIMVAAFGRKAWATIATGLDDKAETIRNRIEEAEQLHQEAKELLASYQRRQREAADEVGRITDHARAEAERLAARAAKDLEIGLKRREQQALDRIARAEAEAVSQVRQEVAGLALDATRHLLLEKAVGKKADALIDNAIEELPNKLH
- a CDS encoding tetrathionate reductase family octaheme c-type cytochrome: MGGLPTVASDVTSSTADHTKFKDLQRTFASGPEVTRACLGCHTEAAKHLMRTQHWRWEFDNKLTGQKLGKRHVVNSFCGATASNDSYCTACHVGYGWKDLRKEHQGEDNVDCLICHDTTATYRKGEGAAGMPDATSVANLTEIARKVGKTQRHNCGNCHFHGGGANGAKHGDLDNSLITPSFYLDVHMDDMGLNFACSRCHGSAAHQVQGSRYATTARDTHGIDAPGRDDGNHATCESCHGAVPHQNRKLNHHTDRVACQTCHIPEFARGSVPTKTLWDWSTAGRLDGDGKPYSTVDPRGYEVYTSKKGTFDWGRNVTPEYRWYNGRIRYTLVTDRLDDTRQPVPINAIEGGPSDPDARIWPFKVMLGKQVYDTQRKTLLVNHIAGKGDPTAFWNGFDWATSLRVGTEYAGQPFSGQWGFVETTMLWPITHMVAPKDKALACDACHSRDGRLKDLSGFHMPGRDYNRFLEWLGFLLVGGALFGVLGHAAARAILAVRRRKGGGHGA